The stretch of DNA AGGCGGGCGTGCTGGTGATGCCGCAGCGGGGCACAAACCGCTGGTCGGATTGGGGATACGGGACCTCGCTGCGCGTTCGCCTCGCCCCGGGCGCGCACACGCTGACGCTCGCGTTCACGCCGCTGGACGAGAACATGGACCGCCACGTCAACACCGCGCTGCTGGATCACCTGCGCCTCACGCTGATCGAACCAGACGCGTCCTGCCGGTAGCGGAGTTCCTTGAGCGAATAGATCCGCCGCTCGAAGTGCGGGAAGCCCCGACACGGCGCTACACGCGCGCCGTTCGGGGCTTCAACTGCTTCAGGAGCGGCGATGTCGGAAAGTGGCTGGGCTGGCAGCCGGGCCATGTGAGCGGCAATCTGCACACTCGATGTCGTGTTCAGATTCACAGGCCCTCTCCCGCTTCATCCCCAGTTAAACGCTAGAACATTCCTGCGATATGAAACTCTGGACAGCGGGTGGAATCCCGTTTACAATATGGACACCTCAAGACGGACAGAGGGGAGTTTGACACACAGCAGGTGAAACGAAAGGAGAGCCCCATGCGACGTCCTCTCGCCACCCGAGTCACAGCCCGGCACCGCGCGGAGATCGCGATTGTGAAGCGGAAAATCCGGATGCGATGAAGCCTCCATCCAACAAGGATGAAGGCTCCGGTCCGGCCACTGAATCGTGCGGCGTTCTTCAATCCATGCGGCCGCTGCTGGGAACGGGCTGCACGGAGCCCTGAATGCCGAGCGCCTCGTGCTCGTCGGCATCCATCAGCCCCGCCGCGTCCACGGCGTCACCCGCGTCGTGCACCAGCAGCACGGCCGCGGCGGCGATCACCATGCAGACGCCGCCGGCCATCACCATGTAGAGCGACGCGTTGGGGTTGTCGGCGCCGAACACCGAGCGAATCAGCGGGCCGAACGCCAGCGACGCCAGGATCTCGGGGATGACGATGAAGAAGTTGAACACGCCCATGTACACGCCCATCCGCTCCGACGGAATGGCGGTGGACAGGATGGCGAACGGCATGGACAGGATGGAGGCCCAGGCGATCCCCACGCCCACCATCGTCAGCAGCAGCAGGTACTTGTCGTGGATGGCCCACACGCTCAGCAGCCCGGCCGCGCCGCACAGCAGCGCCAGGGCGTGCGTCAGCTTGCGGCTGGTGGCCCGGGCCAGCACGGGCAGGGCGAACGCGACGGCGAAGCAGGTGACGGAGTAGAAGGCGAACGCCAGCCCGCCCCACTCCACGCCGCGCGTGTACAGTTCCGACTTGGGATCGGTGGCGCCGAACACGTGACGCGCCACCGTGGGCACAAAGAACATCCACATGCAGAACAGGCCCAGCCAGGTAAAGAACTGAACTACGGCAAGCTGCTTCATGGTGGCCGGCATCTCGCGCACGGCCGAACCGATTTCGCCGAACAGCGCGCCCACGCCGCCGCGGCTCCGCTTCTCGTGCTCGAACGCGGCGAGGTCCTCCGGCGGGTGCTCGGTGGTGGTGAACACCGTCCACAGCACGGCCAGCAGAAACACGCAGGCGCCGATCTGGAACGAGTACTTCACCGAGAGCGGAATTCCGCTCGCGGTGGCGCCGGTCACGCCCATCCAGCTCAGGATGAGCGGGAGCGCGTTGGCCAGGCTGGCGCCCACGCCGATGAAGAACGACTGCATCACGAAGCCGGCCGTCCGCTGACTCAGGTCCAGCTTGTCGGCCACGAACGCGCGGAACGGCTCCATGCTGATGTTGATGGAGGCGTCCAGAATCCACAGCAGCGTCGCCGCCATCCACAGCGAGGTGGAAGTGGGCATGAAGAACAGCGCGATGGAAGCCAGGATGGCGCCGGTGAGAAAGTACGGGCGGCGGCGTCCCAGCGGGCCCCAGGTGCGGTCGCTGAGCGCACCGATGATGGGCTGCACCAGCAGCCCGGTGACCGGCGCCGCCAGCCACAGCAGCGGCACCTCGTCCGGACGCGCGCCCAGCTTCTCGTACACGGCCGACATGTTGGCGAGCTGCAGCCCCCAGCCGAACTGAATGCCGAGAAAGCCGAAGCTCATGTTGAACATCTGCACCGGGTTCAGGCGCGGTTTTCTGGTCACGGCGGGTTCAGGCGTTGGATGAGGAGAGCGGCGCCGCCGGAGGCCGTCCGGCGGCGGCACGGTTCGCGGTGCGTCAGCGGCCGGGCGTAAGGTCGAGGATGTGGCTGGACATGGGCGCGAGCGTGGGGACCGGGATCCACCCACGGATGCGGCCGTCCGCGCCCACCCGCAGCGCCGCCGCGGTCGCTCCCCCGAGAAGCGTCGCGGGGGCGTAGCGGCCGGCGGGGAGCACGCGGTCCGCCGAGGAGATCGTCACGCCCGCGGCGGGTGTAGCGCCCAGGTTGACGAGGACCAGCGCCACGCGCGCGCCGTCGCGGCGCAGGTAGGCGGCCACCGCGTCCGTGCTGGCGGTGAGAGGAACCAGTTCGCCCGCGCCCAATGCCAGACTCGAGGTGCGCAGGTGCACCAGCGCGCGGTAGTGGTTCAGCAGCGAGGCGGCGTCGGCGTCCTGCACCTGCACGTTGGCGGTCAGCGAATCCGGCTGCAGCGGCTCCCACGGCAGCCCGCGGGTGAAGCCGGCGCTGGGGCCGGTGGTCCACTGCATGGGCGTGCGCAGGCGCGGGTCCGGCTTGTCGCCGGTGATCCCGATCTCCTCGCCGTAGTACATGAACGGGATGCCCGGCATGGTGAGCATGAGCGTGGCGGCCACGCGTCCCTTGGCGAAGTCGCCGCGCAGGTCCGTCATGGCCCGCGTCTGGTCGTGGTTGCGCAGAAAGGGCGAAAAACGCTGCGCCGGAATGTCGCGCTGCAGCCGCATGATGGCGGGAAAGAGCGCCCGCGCCGATCCGCTCCGCGCGGCGTTGATCAGCGCGTCCGCGGCGTCAAAGGCAAAGTGCGAGTCCAACTGGTCGGGATAGTACGCGGGGAGCGAGCCCGTGCTGTCCATCACCTCGCCGACGGTAAAGGAGTTGGGCGCCACCTGCCGCACGTA from Longimicrobium terrae encodes:
- a CDS encoding MFS transporter → MSFGFLGIQFGWGLQLANMSAVYEKLGARPDEVPLLWLAAPVTGLLVQPIIGALSDRTWGPLGRRRPYFLTGAILASIALFFMPTSTSLWMAATLLWILDASINISMEPFRAFVADKLDLSQRTAGFVMQSFFIGVGASLANALPLILSWMGVTGATASGIPLSVKYSFQIGACVFLLAVLWTVFTTTEHPPEDLAAFEHEKRSRGGVGALFGEIGSAVREMPATMKQLAVVQFFTWLGLFCMWMFFVPTVARHVFGATDPKSELYTRGVEWGGLAFAFYSVTCFAVAFALPVLARATSRKLTHALALLCGAAGLLSVWAIHDKYLLLLTMVGVGIAWASILSMPFAILSTAIPSERMGVYMGVFNFFIVIPEILASLAFGPLIRSVFGADNPNASLYMVMAGGVCMVIAAAAVLLVHDAGDAVDAAGLMDADEHEALGIQGSVQPVPSSGRMD
- a CDS encoding alpha-amylase family glycosyl hydrolase; its protein translation is MKRTAAVFAALLAGVPAAAHTQAAQRPWWSHNTVCYEVFVRSFYDSDGDGIGDLNGLTEKLDYINDGDAASRRDLGANCIWLMPIAESPSYHGYDVVDYYRVERDYGTNDDFKRLVAEAHRRGIRVLVDLVLNHSSSDHPYFKQALIDPNSPYRLWYGLSPTKPEGRGPWGQEIWHRSYNRDEYYFGLFVREMPDLDYRNPAVRREAQNIARYWLQDMGVDGFRLDAVAHLTEDGPVMKNAPSVHPVLREFAAYVRQVAPNSFTVGEVMDSTGSLPAYYPDQLDSHFAFDAADALINAARSGSARALFPAIMRLQRDIPAQRFSPFLRNHDQTRAMTDLRGDFAKGRVAATLMLTMPGIPFMYYGEEIGITGDKPDPRLRTPMQWTTGPSAGFTRGLPWEPLQPDSLTANVQVQDADAASLLNHYRALVHLRTSSLALGAGELVPLTASTDAVAAYLRRDGARVALVLVNLGATPAAGVTISSADRVLPAGRYAPATLLGGATAAALRVGADGRIRGWIPVPTLAPMSSHILDLTPGR